TTTTAGGGGTGCAAAATGGGCATTTTTAGGGAGTGTCATTTGTTCACTGTACTCGGTCGCACGTGAAACTGAAATGCAACCGGCGGGATGCGTGATTGCGGGCCTCACTCTGTTCGTGTAACCAACGGTTACGGGAGCGTGTCAAAGGATGTTCCGGATCGTAACACCCTTTGAACCGTAAAGGAGAAGTTGACGGTTGCGGGCCGGCTCCAGTTGTGAACTTCTCGTTCGTAACTGCGGATCAGCGCCAAGGGTGTATGCAGTACATACACCTTTGAACCATGACCTTCTCGGTCACAGTTGCGGGCCGGCTCCAGTTGTGGGCGAGAAGCCCACAACTGCGGATCAGCGCGAAGAGGCTCAGTTGCAACCATCGTGGTTACAACTGAGCTGCGTAACCATCGTGGTTACGCAGGCGGGCCATCTGTTGCGTTCTCGGCAACGGTTGCGGGCCAGTCGTGTCGGAGATCAACACGACTGCCACCTTCTCGGGGTCGGTTGTGGTCAGAGACGGGAATTTGCGTTTCGCTGGATGTGCCAATGTTAAATCAACTGAAATTCCGATCGGTGGACGAAGCGGGTGCAGGCTCGACAATATGAGTCCGCTTAGTTGCTTCGCTGAACCGGAATCGCTGCCCTCGCGTCGCGATCCAAACGAGTGTAGTCGCCGCCAGCGCGAGGTAGAAAACGGCAACGGCCGCCAGGGTCAGCGCGCCCTCCCAAACCTGGACGGCGCTGCGCGCGTGCCCCGAAGCCCGTTCCGCGTCTTCGTAAGCGTTGAGCGCGAGCATCGACAAGCTGACCATCGCGTATGCCGAAACCGCGATAAAGATCCGCACGGACCAGCTCCAGCGTCCACTTAGCGCGTGCGCGGCGACTGAAGCCATGATGCAAAAGAACACTCCGAGCTGAGCGACGAACGCTGTTGCCCAGGACGCGCCGGACGCGAGCCAATCCGGGTCGCTCGGGGTGAGGTGGCGCGGGATCACGAGAAGGAAGTACGTCGTCGCCCCCGTCAGCGCCGCGCACGCCAGCACTACAATCGCGAGGTGTGGGTTAATGTGTAACTGCCGTCTCATTCGGAATTCCGCTTTCATCTGTCCCACTACTCCCGAGTACCACGCGCAATTGCTCCGCTGCGGGGGGGAGGAAATTAAACGCCACAACGGGAAGGGAACAGAGTAGTTGGGAGCTAGGGCGGAAGCAACTGCCTCTCAGTTCTCGACGAAGTGACCTGCTCAGCTCGCTACGAAGTAGATCACATGTACGATTGCGGTCCCTCGGAACAGAACCAAGAGCCAGACCAGAACCGGCGCTCCGCGGGAACCCAGGACGTGTCCAATTAACGAACCGGGCGCGGGGGCGGAGCGACGGTTGGGTACTTGGCCCGCTCGGTTCGCCACTTGGCGAGTTCGGTGGGTTGGTTCGTCGCGGTGTACAGTTCGATGAGTCGGTCAACCGCGTCCGGCAGAAGAGCTTTTTGTGAGCCGGGGATTTTATCGGCCCGCGCGCGGAGCCCCTCGTACCCCCCGACGAGAAGCGGGGCTGCCGCCTCGAACTGCTTCCGCCCCACCGCGACCGCGCCGAGCAGGGACTTGGTTTGGAACGTCCGCCAGTCGTCCGGTAACTTCTTTTCGCGGATCGTCAGGCACTCGCGCAGAACCGTCTCGGCCTCCGGAAACTTGCGCGCGACGAGCAGGGCCTCGCCCAGTCCGGCGCGCGTCCGCGCCAGGTCCGGGTCGTCGGGTTTCAGCAGCGGGCGCGTGGCCGCGAGCAGGTCGCGGTACGTCGCAGCCGCGCGATCGAGTTGGTTGTCCTTCAGATACGCGGCCCCCAAATACTGTGTCACCGTTTGCGTGTCCGGTGCGACCGCCCCGAATTTCTCCCGGAACGCGGTGGCGACCTGTTCGTGGAGGCGCACCGCGTCCCCGGTGCGCCCCACCGAACCGTATGCGAGGGCCAGGTTCGCCATCGTGACCAACAGGTCGCGGTGGTCCGGGTCGAGCTTGGCCTTTTGAACGACTAGGAGTTGTTCGAGCAGCGGGATCGCGTCGGTCGCTCGGCCCGCCGTATCGTATGCGGACGCGAGCTGTGCGGTCGTCCGCTGCACCCCGGTGTCGTCCTCGGGGCCGACCTTTTTCCGCGCCGCGAGGGCCCGTTCCAGTACCGGGATCGCTTCGTCCAACTTGCCGGCGACCCGGAGCGCCACACCGAGGTCGTGGGTCGCGGCGAGCGTCGTTTTGTGCACCGGCCCGAGTTTCGTGGCCGCGAGGTTCACCACTTCGCGGAGCAGCGCGAGCGCGTCCGCGGGCCGGCTCAGGTAGCTGTAGGTCATGGCCAGGTCTTGCATGGCCGTGAGCACGGCCTCGGTGTTCGGCTCCTTGGCACTTTTCGCGCGCTTCAGCGCCTCCGCGCTCACGGGCAGCGCGTCGGGCGCCCGGCCGAACTGGTAGCAGGTCTGGGCCAGCTTGCTCATCACGTCGAGCGTCCGGTGGTGGGTCGGGCCGAACTTGTCCTCGATCCGGGCCAGCGTTTCGCGCTGCAGGTCAATGGCCTTGGCCGTGTTTCCGGACTCGGCGTAGGCCCGGCCCAGGAAGTTCACGGCCAGGAGCGTGTCGGGGTGGTCGAAGCCCTTGTTCGTCCTCGTGAGGGCCACGGCCTCTTCGTGCAGCGTCACCGCGTCGCCCGTGCGGCCCGCGGCCTGGTACAGCATCGCCAGGTTCGTGATCGAGTTGATGAAGTCGACGTGATCCGGCGACCACGATTTCCGCATCCCGGCCAGTGCCTGTTCTGCGAGCGGGATCGCGTCGCCCAGCCGGTTGGCGCTCCAGTACCGGCCGGCCAGTTGGGTCATCGTCATCAGGGTGTCGGGGTGCTCCGGCCCGAGTACGGACCGGCGCCGCGCGAGCAGATCCTCGCTCACCCGAACGGCCTCGTCGACCCGGTCCGATTGCCCTAGTGCGAACGCCAGCCGATGCATCACGTCGAGCGCGTCGGGGGCGTTCGGTCCGAGTTCCTTCTGGTAGTCGGCCAGGGCCTTTTCCTGCAGCGCGGCCGCGCGGTCCGGCAACCCGAGTCCGAAGAACGTTTGGCCCAGCGCGTCCCGGAGCCGTGCGCGCGCGAGGGCGCTCATGTCCTTATCCCCATCGAGTTGCGTAGCGGCCCGCTCGAGGAGATCGACGACCTTGAGCTGGCGCCCGTCCTCGGCCGGATCCGGCTTACGGAACGCATTCACGAGGTAGTCGGAAGTAGCAGCGGCCTGTTTCTGGGCCGTTTCCGCCTTCGCTTGCGCGTGCTTTGAATCGGCGAGCGCCCGTTCGGTTTCCTTCTGTGACCGCTCGGCGTCTTCCCGCGCGTGTTCGGCCTGCGCGAGCCGCTCCCGGGCCAGGCCCTCGGCCCCCAGCGCGCGCCGCAGCCCCCAGGAGGTGCCGACGATGCCGCACACGAGCGCGAGAAAAACCAGCACGCCCGCGGCGACGGGGCCGCGGTTTCGGCGCGCGAACTTCCGCGCCTTGTACCACCGGGTCGGCGGGCGCGCCTCGACCGGTTCGTCGGCGAGGTACCTCTGAACGTCGCGCGCCAGCCCGCCGACGCTGTCGTAGCGCCGGTCCCGGTCCTTCTCGATTGCCCGCATCACCACCCAATCGAGTTCCCCGCGCAGCGCCTGCACCAGTTCGGCCGGCCCGGTGCTGCGGTTGGCAGCGATGAGCGGGCGGGCGTCGGCCGTGCTCAGCTTCGTGCTCGGGCGCGGCGGTTCGACCTCCCGAACCATTCGCAGCGCCTCCAGGATCGTCGCCCGCTTGAGCTGCTGGGCGTCGATCGGGAGCAGCCCGATCAGCAGCTCGTAGAGCACCACCCCGAGCGCGTACACGTCGGTCCGCGTGTCGACGTCGACCGCGAGCGGGTCGGCCTGTTCGGGGGACATGTACGCGGGCGTGCCCACGACGGCCCCGAAATCCTGGATGCTCTGGTCCGTCAGCTTCAGCTCGGTCGCCTTGGCCACGCCGAAGTCGATGACCTTCGGGGTCGGGCGCCCGTCGACCTCGGTGACGAGGATGTTGCCCGGTTTCAGGTCGCGGTGGATGATCCCCTTCTGGTGCGCGTGCTGTACGGCCCGGCACACCGAGACGAACAGCTCGAGGCGCGCGCCCACCGGGAGCCGGTGCCGGTCGCAGTACGCGGTGACCGGTACCCCGCGCACCAGCTCCATGACGAAGAACGGTTGCCCCGCGCTCGTGGTCCCGCCGTCGTACACGCGGGCGATGTTCGGGTGGTCCATCAGAGCCAGCGCCTGGCGCTCGGCGTCGAACCGGGCCAGCACGTCCTTCGAGTCCGCTCCGACCTTGATGAGCTTGAGCGCGACTTGCCGCTTAACGGGCTCGGTCTGGTCGGCGAGGTACACGGTCCCCATCCCGCCCGTGCCGATGACCTCGACGAGCGCGTACCGGTCGGCGACGACGGTCCCGATGCGCTCGCCCTTTTGGGGCGCCGGTGCGGGGGCCGAGGAAACTAACGTGTCCTCGACCGGCGCCGCGGGCACTTGTCGCGAGAGGGCGCCGGCCGGAGACACGACCGTTGCGGACGGGTTCGACGGAGGAAGAAGGGTGCGGTCGGTGTCGACGGCGCTCCCGGACTCGTCCGGCGCGCGGAGCAGGGCCTCGACGCGCGCACGGAGTTCCGTGTCGCCCGCGCACGCCTCGTCGAGGTACGCGGCCCGGGCCGCGGGATCAGGCCGTTCGGACGCCGAAAGGAAGATCTCCCGCTCGATCATTTGAGGGTTCCACTGGAATATCGCCGGCGAGTCCGTCCGGAAGAAGGATATCCGGGCCGGTATGCCCCATCAACGAACCGGGCTTTTGATCAACCCGGAGTGCATGATTCGTTTCGCGGATTTAAACAGGCAGAGATGAGTAGGTTCGCGGTCTCGTGCGGCCGTTGTATCCGGGATTTATGCCCGTATCCGGAGTGACAAAGCCATTCGGATCGTCGCTCGTCCCAGTGTCTCATTCCAGTGGCAGGGATAGCTTCGCCCCGGACGGGTGCGTCAGTTCGAGCATCCCCTTTACCACGGCCGCGTTCACCAACGAGTAAATCATGAACCGGCCGTCCTTCACGAAGGTCACCAGTTCCGCGTCCTTCATGATCTTGAGGTGGTGCGACACGTTCACCATCTCGGTGCTCAATTCGGTCGCGAGCTGGGTCACCGTTTTGTCGCCCGCTACTAGCGCCTGGATCAGTGCGAGGCGGGTCGGCTCGCCACACGCAGCGAACCAGTCGGTTTGCGTGGACGCTGGGGCTTTGGTGCGGGCCATCAGATCTCGATGTGTAAGTGGGGAGCCAAGGCGTGGAACCGCGTGTGGAGAGCAAATGCAGGACCGGTTCGCATCAGTCGCTCTCGGGATCTTCTAGCTCGATGTCGATACCTTCCGCTCTAAAGAACTCGCGAAGGGCGCGTTCAATCACCGCGGATTTCGTGGGCTTTGCTTTGAACTGATCGCGGTACTTCCGCATGGCCGCACCAACATCGGCGGAAGGTCTATAGCTAATGGGCTTTGCGTCATCATCGGCGCTGCCCGACTCTTTCTTTTTCGCCATAGTCAGCATTGTAAAGCCCCTCCGCTTTTGAAACTACTCCATTGTCTGCTGCGATTATCTACAAGTCAATCTTGGATGATTTGGTTTTCTAGATTTTCTTTATTGACATGTATGACAAGTGTGTTTATCATCCCCTTGTCGTCATAAACGACGCAGGCCGTTGGTGGCTGCAACCACCAACGGCCCACTTCCCAACCCCTCCTACAAGGGATTGAGCAATGCCAGTTTACACAGAGCTGCTGCCCCCAACAAAGTCAGAGAAGCACGGCGCCCTGACCTGGGAACCGGCTCCCGACAACGCCCACTCGCACTTCGCGGGCGTGCTCACCATTACCGGGAAACGCGACCACTGCCAGTACCGGGTCGAGGAACACCCGGCCGACGAACCCGGGCGCGCGTTCGTGCTCTTCAAGCTGGATGCCGGGACCGATCGTACCGAGGATCGCTACGGGTGCTTCCTCGCGAACAACCACGCCAATCTGTGTGAGTGCCGCGGGTTCGTCGCAACGCGGCACTGCAAGCACATCGCCAGCCTCACCGAGCTGACCAAAGCCAAACGCATCTGACCGAAACGGGAATTCCCGTAACGGTCCCACCTGGGGGATGATGAAAGTTATCATCCCCCATTTACCCCGGTGATTCTGGGGGGTGCGGAGTTTCCGGCCCGGGCAGAAATGATCGGTGCCCGGTGAGGGAACTCCTCACTCCCCAACTCGGCCGGTCCTGAACCAGAAGTTGGCAACTGCCAACCAGAAGTTGGCAGTTGCGGGCGAGAAGCCCACAGTTCAGATGCCGGAATTCCGGCATCTGCCAGTCACCAGCCAGAAATTGACAACTGCGGGCATCTGGCCCGCGGTTCCGGACCACTCCGCGCGCTCTGAGGGGAGCGCGCCTCACGTTGAGGAGCCTCTTCATGATCGCGGCAACGAAGAACGGGGAAAGGGCGAGCGTTCATTCGCCCTGCGAGCCCGCGTGCCCGACCTGCAACGGGCAGTTGTTCTTGGATACGGCTCCGGGCGGGGGTATCGAGCTGTTGTGTACCGGATGCGTCGCCTACGAACTCACACCCGCTCGGCCGTTCGCGCTCACAATCCAGGATCTACCGCCCGCGCTGGTCTTTTTCCGTCCATCTGAGCGGGACGTGTACCGCGCCGTTCGTGCGCTCGGATCCCAGACACCCATGCCGGCCGACATCATCGAGCGGCTGAACAGCGAGTACGCGCAGCAGGAACCGAACCCGCTCAAAAGGAAGTTCGCGAGCCGGGTCACCGTGAGCCACGCCCTCACGACGCTCTGCCGCGCGGGGTTCGTTAAGCGGGCTATGAAGGGATGGGGCGCGTGCGCGGCCACCAACTCGAAAGGCGGTGCCCTGTGACCCGCTGCAACAAGACCAAGCGGCAGTCCCGCGACCATTTGATCATCGCGGAACACCAACTCCGGCTACACGCGGCCGAATGGGTTGGGTCGATCCGCACCCTGATCAAAGCGCTCACGGCAGAAGTCGAGGCCGCCCATGACGCGGCCAAAGAAGGAACGCTCCTGGCGCGCGTCCTCGATCCCACCACGCTGAATGACGTGTACATCGCACTCGACGAGGCCGACACCGCGGCCCTGAACCTGAACACCATCGGCTACGAACTGCCCGTGCCGAACCTGCTCGCCGCCAGCGCCCGCCTCAGCGCCAACCTGCCCCAACTCGTGACCACTGGCGCGAAAGGCGGTGCGCTGTGAGCAAGAGTAACAGGGAGCAGGAGCGCATAGATCGCAACATCGGAGAGATGATCCAGTTGAGCCGCGATCCCGAGGTCAATCGACTCGCCCAGATCGTCCGCTCGGGCGGGCGGCTGCGGGACACGATCGCGCAGTTCCGACACGACCACCCGCCCGGCCACCGGTGCCCGTGCTGCAAACACATTCGTGAACACGACACCGGGCCGCCGAACTTCTTTGACTTCCTCGCCGCGATCCACGCGACCATCAGTTCGGCGTCATGTGTCGAGGAAGAGCGCCCGATGGGGCACATCGACTTCGAGAAATTTACTTAGCCCGATTGAGGCCGCGCAACTTTCACCGCGGATTCATCCCGGACTCGCGTCCCCTCACCCCGACCAGAGGCCTACTTGTGAGTACGATCACCAACCCCGCGTCCGCATACCGGGTGCCCGAAGACTCGCACTACGTCGACATGCGCTGCACGTTCTGCGGGTGCAGTGATTTGGTTTACGTCTGCGCGTCGCTCCGAACCGCCCGTCTACGGGTGCGAGAACTGCTGCACGATGTTCACGAAGCGAACTCGCACGCCGCCCGTGAAGTGCCCCGCGTGCCTGGAGCCGTGCTTCTGGTTCAACGGCAAGGACGGCCGCGAACTCGTGTGCCCGAACTGCACGTGTTTCGCGCCCACGTTCTGAAGGTCTATGGGAATCCCCATAGACCCGGGGGGATGATGAGTTTCATCATCCCCCAACGCGGACGGTTCAACTGCAACCTTCTCGGTGGTAGTTGTGGGTGCTCGCCCAACACCCTTTCTGGAGGTTCACGCATGGCCCGACCCGCGAAACCGATGGCCCCGCCTCCGACCGCTGAAGATCTTCTGGCGCTCGGGTCGCTGTCTTACGACGATGCCGCTGCGTTCTGTGGGATCTCTCGCCGGAGCATCAACCTCGCTGTTGAGCGCGGGGAATGCTCTGTTGAATCCATCGGCGGTGGCAAGCCTCTAAACTGGTATGAAGACCTCAACCCCAATGAGCAAATCCCCGCGAGCCGTTGCCAAGGAGGCTTTCCGCTTGGCGAAAGAGGGTCTGGAGACGTACTCGTCAGCACGCAGTCGCAAGGACTTCACCCAGCACCAGTTGTTCGCCGTCCTCGCTCTCAAGACGTTCTTCAAGACCGACTACCGCGGCATCGCCCAGCTCCTCACCGACTTCGCCGAGCTGCGCGAGGAACTCGGACTGACCAAGGTTCCCCACTACTCCACCCTCTGCTACGCCGCCGGACGGCTGTTAAAAAGGGGGAGGTCGTTTGCCTCCTCGTGTGTGCCACCACGTCCGCAACCGAACGCGGCCTGATTGGTGACAAGCCGACCGCGGCCGTGGACGGCACGGGTTTGGAAAGTCGGCACACCTCGCGATACTTCTTCGAGCGGGCCGGACGCAAGCACACCTCTCGACTCTGGACCAAGCTCACCGTCGCCTGCGACACCAAGAGCCATTTCTTTGCCGGGGCCACCGTCACCACAGGCCCGAGTAACGACTCGCCTCAGTTCCGCCCGGTCCTGCTCCAGGCATCGTTGGCCGTGAGATGGGATCGGGTGTTGGCCGACTCCGCGTTCGACAGCGAGGCCCACCACGCCTACGCCCGGGAGGACCGGGGCATCCGGTCGTCGGTCATCCCACTGAACCGCCGCAACCAGGGCCGGAAGTGGCCCAAGACCACCTATCGGCGTCAGATGGTCAAGCGATTCCGGAAGAAACGTCGTGGGAGCCAACACAAGCGAGTCTATGGCCAGAGGTGGCAAGCGGAGTCTGCGTTCAGCCGACACAAACGTCGGCTCGGTAGTTCACTCGGTGGTCGTTCCGATGCCTCACGAGAGCGAGAATGTCGGCTTCGAGTGCTAGTTCGTTCGTTGCCGTGCCGTCGGCGCGCCTATAGTGCTGTTCGGCGTGTCGCCAGAACGCGAGTGCGACTTCATCCACGGTGATGTCACCGGGTAGTCGCTGAACCAAGATCTCCGGCGCGCCAGGTGAGGCCCGGAACTCGGCCAGAACCTTCGCGAAGGCATCATGGCTTTCGGGGCTACCAAATGCGCCGAGTGACTTCCAAGCGCCGTTGATCCAACACCGGGCGGTGTTGGTCGGTCGGTGAAGACGATAGGTAGGGGGCTTGGGACGAGAATTGTGTTTTGGCATAGAGCGTTCCGGGTGCTTGTGACGGGTAAATTTACCCGTTTTCCAAGCCACACCGGCCGCTCTTCGGACCACCCGAAGGTAAGCTTAAATGCTTCGGCCGACACACTTTACGATGAGTAGCGGGGGTGGGAATTGAACCCACGACTCCTCGCTTATGAAGCGAGTGCTCTAACCTCTGAGCTACCCCGCCAGGGGTCTAGTACTCACTGTATTTTCAAGCTGGTTCCCGGCAACTGGTATCTTAACACTACACCCAAAACTACACCTAGTGGTCCGTCTATCGCTCGATGTCGGATATGGGCTAGAGGGCCTTGAGCTTCACGCGGGCGCCGGCGGTGGCAGTTTTCCACCGCCGGCGCCCGCCTTCGCTGCATTGCGAGCCTCGGCCCACGCGCCCAGGGTTCTTTCCATCTCGGTCTTCGTCTCGAATCGCCGCTTCCCCAGGCACTGGCGCGACTGCACGCTCAGCTCCATTTCGGCCATATTCAACCTGCTCCCGTTCATCGGCGTCTGCACCAAGCGCCCCGCGGTCTCGGCGTCAAACGCCTTGTACAAACTGACGGTGTGATGCGTGTTCAGGTTGTCGCAAACCAGCGTCACCAGTTCCGCCTCGGAGTAATCGACTCCAACAGGTATCGGACCTCATCGGCCCAATAACAACCCGTGCGGCTGTCGCGGCCCCCACCCGGCGCCACCCGTCGAGGGGGTTGTAAAACATGAACAGCGAACAGGTTCCGTGGCGCGCGCACTTGTCATCGACGCGCCGCTTCGTCCATACCGATCAGCGGATGCTTCGGGTCGTACCGGGTGTGGTACACGTCGAGAACCTGTTCCACCGCGGCGACGAACCGGGGCCGGCCCCCCGACGCGATGCAGAAGCGCTCGACCTTCCAGGGCTGGAATTCATTAGACTCGTTGCGAAATAGCGAGCGTGTGGCTATTCGGGCGGCATGACGAATTACGAGAAGCTGGTTCGGAAGCCGTCGTTCTTCCGCATGTTCACCGGATTATCTGGCGCCGCGTTCGACCAGCTCCTGACAGATCTGGAGCCGGTATGGCTCGCTCGAAAGGCGAAGCAATCGGCGAACCGGCCTCGGCAGCGCAAGCCCGGAGCCGGGCGCGAGGCGAAGCTCCGGTTGGCCGACCGGCTGTTGCTGACGCTGCTGTACTGCCGGGCGCACATCACGCAGGAATTCGTGGGGTTCCTGTTCGGCGTGGGTAAGGGAACGGTGTCGCGAAAGGTTCAGGAACTGAGCCCGTGCATGGCCGGTGTGTTCCGCATCCCCGAGAA
This region of Gemmata massiliana genomic DNA includes:
- a CDS encoding serine/threonine-protein kinase; the protein is MIEREIFLSASERPDPAARAAYLDEACAGDTELRARVEALLRAPDESGSAVDTDRTLLPPSNPSATVVSPAGALSRQVPAAPVEDTLVSSAPAPAPQKGERIGTVVADRYALVEVIGTGGMGTVYLADQTEPVKRQVALKLIKVGADSKDVLARFDAERQALALMDHPNIARVYDGGTTSAGQPFFVMELVRGVPVTAYCDRHRLPVGARLELFVSVCRAVQHAHQKGIIHRDLKPGNILVTEVDGRPTPKVIDFGVAKATELKLTDQSIQDFGAVVGTPAYMSPEQADPLAVDVDTRTDVYALGVVLYELLIGLLPIDAQQLKRATILEALRMVREVEPPRPSTKLSTADARPLIAANRSTGPAELVQALRGELDWVVMRAIEKDRDRRYDSVGGLARDVQRYLADEPVEARPPTRWYKARKFARRNRGPVAAGVLVFLALVCGIVGTSWGLRRALGAEGLARERLAQAEHAREDAERSQKETERALADSKHAQAKAETAQKQAAATSDYLVNAFRKPDPAEDGRQLKVVDLLERAATQLDGDKDMSALARARLRDALGQTFFGLGLPDRAAALQEKALADYQKELGPNAPDALDVMHRLAFALGQSDRVDEAVRVSEDLLARRRSVLGPEHPDTLMTMTQLAGRYWSANRLGDAIPLAEQALAGMRKSWSPDHVDFINSITNLAMLYQAAGRTGDAVTLHEEAVALTRTNKGFDHPDTLLAVNFLGRAYAESGNTAKAIDLQRETLARIEDKFGPTHHRTLDVMSKLAQTCYQFGRAPDALPVSAEALKRAKSAKEPNTEAVLTAMQDLAMTYSYLSRPADALALLREVVNLAATKLGPVHKTTLAATHDLGVALRVAGKLDEAIPVLERALAARKKVGPEDDTGVQRTTAQLASAYDTAGRATDAIPLLEQLLVVQKAKLDPDHRDLLVTMANLALAYGSVGRTGDAVRLHEQVATAFREKFGAVAPDTQTVTQYLGAAYLKDNQLDRAAATYRDLLAATRPLLKPDDPDLARTRAGLGEALLVARKFPEAETVLRECLTIREKKLPDDWRTFQTKSLLGAVAVGRKQFEAAAPLLVGGYEGLRARADKIPGSQKALLPDAVDRLIELYTATNQPTELAKWRTERAKYPTVAPPPRPVR
- a CDS encoding ArsR/SmtB family transcription factor, yielding MARTKAPASTQTDWFAACGEPTRLALIQALVAGDKTVTQLATELSTEMVNVSHHLKIMKDAELVTFVKDGRFMIYSLVNAAVVKGMLELTHPSGAKLSLPLE
- a CDS encoding transposase — its product is MCATTSATERGLIGDKPTAAVDGTGLESRHTSRYFFERAGRKHTSRLWTKLTVACDTKSHFFAGATVTTGPSNDSPQFRPVLLQASLAVRWDRVLADSAFDSEAHHAYAREDRGIRSSVIPLNRRNQGRKWPKTTYRRQMVKRFRKKRRGSQHKRVYGQRWQAESAFSRHKRRLGSSLGGRSDASRERECRLRVLVRSLPCRRRAYSAVRRVARTRVRLHPR
- a CDS encoding transposase yields the protein MTLVCDNLNTHHTVSLYKAFDAETAGRLVQTPMNGSRLNMAEMELSVQSRQCLGKRRFETKTEMERTLGAWAEARNAAKAGAGGGKLPPPAPA
- a CDS encoding transposase family protein, whose protein sequence is MTNYEKLVRKPSFFRMFTGLSGAAFDQLLTDLEPVWLARKAKQSANRPRQRKPGAGREAKLRLADRLLLTLLYCRAHITQEFVGFLFGVGKGTVSRKVQELSPCMAGVFRIPEKKVRIDPDDPGAVFVDATEQPANRPKRGQRRRYSGTDNGYTHDCMAEARLNQRLLRNESIFFRHVRAVSGQTWGATWSRTSSSQSSCRT